The window AGATGATGCTGTTGGAATAATAATAACTGTGATAGATAAAAAAGCCTGGGGCTGCATTTTGAATGCCGTTGCTCCACAGCATCCAACTCGGAAGGAAGTTTACTTAAAAAATGCAGATGATTATAGCTTTGAATATCCCATATTTGAAAATACACCTCAAGAATTAACTAACAGAATAATTGAAAACTCTAAAATTGAACAAATCTTATATTATTCATTCATTTACCCTGACCCTCTACACTTTTTTTATATTAATTAAAGAAATCACTTCCATTAATTTTTATATTTTAGTATCATTCGAAAGTATTTTCAAAAACTATGTGTACACTTACCTATTTACCACTTTCGGAAGAGCAATATATTCTCACCACAAATAGAGATGAAAGTCCTGAACGAGGTCAAGCAGGTTTCCCCTCTTATCATCATGTTGAAGGGAAAAACATCATATATCCAGCTGATCCTAAGGCAGGTGGTACATGGATTGCAACTTCTGATAATGGAATTAGTGTATGCTTATTAAATGGTGCAAATGAACCACATGAGTTCAATCCTCCGTACAGAATGAGTAGAGGAAAAGTGGTAATTGAAGCCATTGAGTGTATAAAACCAGACGAGTTTTTTAAGAATTATGATTTCTCAGGTATTGAACCCTTCACAATGGTGGTTCTTTTCCATGATCCTCAATTGAAAATACTTGAATTCAAATGGGATGGTAATAATACATCTCTTGAAGAAAAGGATGTAAGCAAACCTCAAATATGGGCTTCTGCTCAGCTTTACACTCAACAGGCTATTAACAATAGAAAAGAATGGTTTGCAAAATGGTTAAAAGAGAATCAGAATTTCACTGTTGAAGCTATTAGAGATTTCCATAGAAATGCAGGTTCTGGTGATTTAGAAAATGATATGGTAATGGACCGGGGTAAAGTAAAAACAGTAAGCATTACCAGTATTTATTCTTTAAAAGGTGTGATTAATATGGCACACAAAAATTTATTAAATGAAAAATATCAAGAAATCACATTATCTCAACACGTAAACCAAGAGTTTTCACATCATATTCTATAGCTCAGGCTACTACCAGAAAATTTTAATTCCAATTCTTTTACAATTTTCAAGCTTATCAAGTAACATTCATCTTCTCCTTTTAGTTAAGGAAAGATATGTTAGGTTACCGATTCACTAAATATTTAGCCCACAAAGATTTATCAGACACAACCTTTGATCAATTATTCAATGTATTCAATGAATTATTGATCATAACTGGAGGTGATGTAAGTGAAGCTTTGAGCTGGCTTACTAATATTGATAAACAATATAATATCACAGATGACAAATATGGTCTTGGTGATTTTATAGAAGACCTGAAAAAGAAAGGGTTTATATCTGATAAGACACCCGATGGGTCGTTTGAAATTACAGCAAAGACCGAACAAACTATCAGAAAAAGTGCATTAGAAGAAATATTTGGTAAACTTAAAAAATCTGGAAAGGGAGAGCATAAAACTAACTTTACAGGATTAGGAGAAGAGCCAGGTACTGACAGGAGGAATTATGAATTTGGTGATCTTTTACATCAAATTTCAATGACCGATTCTTTGCGAAATGCTCAAATTAATCATGGTCTTGGAGATTTTCAACTAACAGAAGATGATCTTGAAATAGTAGATAGTGAATACAAAACGCAGACTTCTACAGTCTTAATGATTGATATTTCACATTCTATGATTTTATACGGAGAAGACCGTATTACGCCTGCTAAAAAGGTGGCTATGGCATTGGCTGAGCTTATCACTAAGAAGTATAAAAAAGACACACTAGATATTATCGTATTTGGAAATGACGCTTGGCAAATACAAATAAAAGATTTGCCTTACCTTCAGGTTGGGCCTTATCACACTAATACGATTGCTGGCTTGGAATTGGCCATGGACTTACTAAGAAGACGAAAAAATAAAAATAAACAAATTTTCATGATTACGGATGGGAAACCTACCTGCATGAAACAAGGTATTAAATACTATAAAAATAGCTTTGGATTGGATCCTAAAATCCTTAATAAAACCTTGAATTTAGGAGCTCAATGCAGAAGATTGAATATTCCAATTACAACCTTTATGATTGCCTCTGATCCTTATCTACAAGAATTTGTAAAAGAATTCACAAGTGTAAATAACGGAAATGCTTATTACAGTAGTTTACAAGGATTAGGAAACTTAGTATTTGA is drawn from Marivirga arenosa and contains these coding sequences:
- a CDS encoding NRDE family protein, encoding MCTLTYLPLSEEQYILTTNRDESPERGQAGFPSYHHVEGKNIIYPADPKAGGTWIATSDNGISVCLLNGANEPHEFNPPYRMSRGKVVIEAIECIKPDEFFKNYDFSGIEPFTMVVLFHDPQLKILEFKWDGNNTSLEEKDVSKPQIWASAQLYTQQAINNRKEWFAKWLKENQNFTVEAIRDFHRNAGSGDLENDMVMDRGKVKTVSITSIYSLKGVINMAHKNLLNEKYQEITLSQHVNQEFSHHIL
- a CDS encoding vWA domain-containing protein, which gives rise to MLGYRFTKYLAHKDLSDTTFDQLFNVFNELLIITGGDVSEALSWLTNIDKQYNITDDKYGLGDFIEDLKKKGFISDKTPDGSFEITAKTEQTIRKSALEEIFGKLKKSGKGEHKTNFTGLGEEPGTDRRNYEFGDLLHQISMTDSLRNAQINHGLGDFQLTEDDLEIVDSEYKTQTSTVLMIDISHSMILYGEDRITPAKKVAMALAELITKKYKKDTLDIIVFGNDAWQIQIKDLPYLQVGPYHTNTIAGLELAMDLLRRRKNKNKQIFMITDGKPTCMKQGIKYYKNSFGLDPKILNKTLNLGAQCRRLNIPITTFMIASDPYLQEFVKEFTSVNNGNAYYSSLQGLGNLVFEDYKRNRKKRY